A genomic window from Hyalangium gracile includes:
- a CDS encoding sensor histidine kinase, translating to MSQAGVEPRAQEQFEERAARLLSHHQDEVWRRVDRLFARLMVGQWLVAIVIAVLFSPYGWEGKERAVHVHVHAAVLLGGALSAFPLALVWLRPGSVLTRHVVAVSQLLWSALLIHLTGGRIETHFHIFGSLAFLAFYRDWPVLLSATGVVVADHYLRGAVWPESVYGSPSPEWWRFLEHSFWVFFIDMVLLLSCHGAVREMREMAERRAAAELATEREQQKAYELDRAMSELRNTHEHLIRVEKLAAVGQLAAGVGHELRNPLAAVRNAHAYLSKRLAKPEEAATDARVPQFLALMDRELSNCARIISDLLDFARERSLSLQPCPLRPLVDEAIGVVPAREGVRVLNQVPESLPVPLLDREQFRQVLINLVQNAVEAIPVGRSGEVVVRADGGGAEPLRVRVVDDGGGIPPDVLPRIFEPLFTTKKQGTGLGLSIVATRVQRHGGTLQVVSEPGRGSEFIIQLPPAVARAA from the coding sequence CGGCTCCTCTCCCACCATCAGGACGAGGTGTGGCGGCGGGTGGACCGGCTCTTCGCCCGGCTGATGGTGGGGCAGTGGCTGGTCGCCATCGTGATCGCGGTGCTCTTCTCTCCCTATGGCTGGGAGGGCAAGGAGCGCGCGGTGCACGTGCACGTGCACGCCGCGGTGTTGCTCGGCGGAGCGCTCAGCGCCTTCCCGCTCGCGCTGGTGTGGCTGCGCCCGGGCAGCGTGCTCACCCGGCACGTGGTGGCCGTCTCGCAGCTGCTCTGGTCCGCGCTCCTCATCCACCTGACGGGGGGCCGCATCGAGACGCACTTCCACATCTTCGGCTCGCTGGCCTTCCTGGCCTTCTACCGGGACTGGCCGGTGCTGCTCAGCGCCACCGGCGTGGTGGTGGCGGACCACTACCTGCGCGGCGCCGTCTGGCCAGAGTCCGTCTACGGCTCGCCGAGTCCGGAGTGGTGGCGCTTCCTGGAGCACTCCTTCTGGGTGTTCTTCATCGACATGGTGCTGCTGCTGTCCTGTCATGGCGCGGTGCGGGAGATGCGGGAGATGGCCGAGCGGCGGGCGGCGGCGGAGCTGGCCACCGAGCGCGAGCAGCAGAAGGCGTACGAGCTGGACAGGGCGATGAGCGAGCTGCGCAACACCCACGAGCACCTGATCCGCGTGGAGAAGCTGGCGGCGGTGGGGCAGCTCGCGGCGGGCGTGGGGCACGAGCTGCGCAACCCGCTGGCCGCCGTCCGCAACGCGCACGCCTACCTCTCCAAGCGCCTGGCGAAGCCGGAGGAGGCGGCGACGGACGCGCGCGTGCCCCAGTTCCTGGCGCTGATGGACCGGGAGCTCAGCAACTGCGCGCGCATCATCTCGGACCTGCTGGACTTCGCGCGCGAGCGCTCGCTCAGCCTCCAGCCGTGTCCGCTGCGCCCGCTGGTGGACGAGGCCATCGGCGTGGTGCCCGCGCGCGAGGGCGTGCGCGTGCTCAACCAGGTGCCGGAGTCGCTGCCGGTGCCGCTGCTGGACCGCGAGCAGTTCCGGCAGGTGCTCATCAACCTGGTGCAGAACGCGGTGGAGGCCATCCCCGTTGGCCGGAGCGGAGAGGTGGTGGTGCGCGCCGACGGTGGCGGCGCCGAGCCGCTGCGGGTGCGCGTGGTGGACGACGGGGGCGGCATCCCCCCGGACGTGCTGCCGCGCATCTTCGAGCCCCTGTTCACGACGAAGAAGCAGGGCACGGGGCTGGGGCTGTCCATCGTCGCCACGAGAGTCCAGCGCCACGGCGGTACGCTCCAGGTCGTGAGCGAGCCCGGCCGTGGCAGTGAGTTCATCATCCAGCTCCCGCCCGCCGTGGCGAGGGCAGCCTAG
- a CDS encoding response regulator, with the protein MSRGASEGGARRSLLLVEDDPANWLTLSAVLEEAGFTVAVAETCAQAARLLEGQPRYDAVLLDSRLGDGDGRELVPLIRRQVPEAKLVLVSGQKGFWAKTPVDAVFEKGEPVEELLACLERLLRREPA; encoded by the coding sequence ATGAGCCGAGGAGCGAGTGAGGGAGGCGCGCGACGGAGCCTGCTGCTCGTGGAGGATGATCCGGCCAACTGGCTGACGCTCTCCGCGGTGCTGGAGGAGGCGGGCTTCACCGTGGCCGTGGCGGAGACGTGCGCGCAGGCGGCCCGGCTCCTGGAGGGGCAGCCTCGGTACGACGCGGTGCTGCTGGACTCGAGGCTGGGGGACGGGGATGGGCGGGAGCTCGTTCCGCTGATTCGCCGCCAGGTGCCCGAGGCGAAGCTCGTGCTCGTGTCGGGGCAGAAGGGCTTCTGGGCGAAAACCCCCGTGGATGCCGTGTTCGAGAAGGGCGAGCCGGTGGAAGAGCTGCTCGCGTGCCTGGAGCGGCTGCTGCGACGCGAGCCGGCCTGA
- a CDS encoding response regulator codes for MSTARILVVDDEESMRITLAANLELEGFEVLEASTGEEALSVARERPVDVVLADIRMPGLHGVELHRHLRRERPGLPVVLMTAFAQESLVEDALAEGVFTVLHKPFDVEHLLRTLQRAARTPEVLVVDDSQDVAEATVEGLRMCGVRAQAVYDGDAAVERMRSGSIDVCVVDLVMPGMTGPEVVEQLRGVGRPVSFIAVSGHDVPEMMRQVAALGDVSCMRKPISIRELAQTIARTRGRTLTRN; via the coding sequence GTGAGCACGGCGCGCATCCTGGTCGTCGATGATGAGGAGTCGATGCGAATCACCCTCGCGGCGAACCTGGAGCTGGAGGGCTTCGAGGTGCTGGAGGCCTCCACCGGCGAGGAGGCGCTGAGCGTGGCGCGCGAGCGGCCGGTGGACGTGGTGCTCGCGGACATCCGCATGCCGGGGCTGCACGGCGTGGAGCTCCACCGTCACCTGCGGCGCGAGCGGCCCGGGCTGCCCGTGGTGCTGATGACAGCGTTCGCCCAGGAGAGCCTGGTGGAGGACGCGCTCGCCGAGGGCGTCTTCACCGTGCTGCACAAGCCCTTCGACGTGGAGCACCTGCTGCGGACGCTGCAGCGCGCGGCTCGCACGCCCGAGGTGCTGGTGGTGGACGACTCCCAGGATGTGGCGGAGGCCACGGTGGAGGGGCTGCGGATGTGCGGTGTGCGGGCGCAGGCCGTCTACGACGGGGACGCGGCGGTGGAGCGCATGCGCTCGGGGAGCATCGACGTGTGCGTGGTGGATCTGGTGATGCCAGGGATGACGGGCCCGGAGGTGGTGGAGCAGCTGCGGGGCGTGGGGCGGCCCGTGTCCTTCATCGCCGTCTCCGGGCATGACGTACCGGAGATGATGCGGCAGGTGGCGGCGCTGGGAGACGTGTCCTGCATGCGCAAGCCCATCTCCATTCGAGAGCTGGCCCAGACGATTGCCCGGACCCGCGGGCGGACCTTGACGAGGAACTGA
- a CDS encoding ATP-binding protein, with product MDEQTPGVEARERAAVAEVVTAVLRHDLRNRFSSIRNASYYLMKQAQKSELWKADPRVAVFFQLIDSELASAEELLSARGLTVPTEVRSRVALCEVAEQALARSRLPPSIRVERTWQERGRVEGDGESLALLVRCLIDNAVEAMPGGGTLGLRTLRSEDGRILLEVTDTGPGIGEELRARVFEPFMTTKAGHAGVGLCIVQRLALRSRAWVELRPGASVGTWARVSFPLVEEAGAPAGT from the coding sequence ATGGACGAGCAAACCCCAGGTGTCGAGGCCCGCGAGCGCGCCGCGGTCGCGGAGGTGGTGACGGCGGTGCTGCGCCACGACTTGCGCAACCGCTTCTCCAGCATCCGCAACGCCTCGTACTACCTGATGAAGCAGGCCCAGAAGTCGGAGCTGTGGAAGGCGGACCCTCGCGTGGCGGTCTTCTTCCAGCTCATCGACAGCGAGCTGGCCAGCGCCGAGGAGCTGCTGTCGGCCCGCGGCCTGACGGTGCCCACGGAGGTGCGCAGCCGGGTGGCGCTGTGCGAGGTGGCGGAGCAGGCCCTGGCGCGCTCGCGGCTGCCGCCGTCCATCCGCGTGGAGCGCACCTGGCAGGAGCGGGGGCGGGTGGAGGGAGACGGGGAGAGCCTCGCGCTGCTCGTCCGCTGCCTGATCGACAACGCGGTGGAGGCGATGCCGGGAGGCGGCACGCTGGGGTTGCGCACGCTCCGGAGCGAGGACGGGCGCATCCTCCTGGAGGTGACGGACACCGGGCCTGGAATCGGCGAGGAGCTGCGGGCGCGGGTGTTCGAGCCCTTCATGACGACGAAGGCCGGGCATGCGGGAGTCGGGCTCTGCATCGTCCAGCGGCTGGCGCTGCGCAGCCGCGCGTGGGTGGAGCTGAGGCCGGGGGCGTCGGTGGGCACGTGGGCACGGGTCTCCTTCCCCCTGGTGGAAGAGGCCGGAGCGCCTGCCGGGACATGA